GGGCGAGGAGAACCGCGATGCAGTTTAAGCTCCTCCTGATCGCGGGCGGCGCGGCGCTTGGCTTGGCAACATCTGCGGCCGCGCAGATGGACCATTCCAATATGCCGGGCATGAAGATGCCACCGCCAAAGACGACAACGGTGAAAAAGCCTGCCACTAAGAAGCCAGCAGCGGCCAAGCCCGCCGCGCGCAAGAAGTCCGTGAAGCCCGCTGCCAGGTCGATACCGCGCGCGAAGGCGGGATCGGGGGCCAGGTCCGCCGCAGATCGGTCCGCCAGGCCTCCGGCACCGGGAACGGTCGTGGTAGATCCTCACGCCGGTCATGACATGACGGCGATGCCGGGCATGAGTACGCCTGAAGCCAACCCAAATCCTGACGCCGGGCACGACATGTCGGCGATGCCAGATACCTCCGGCGGTGCCGCCCCCGGCCAGCCAAGTGCCATGCAGGGCATGGACCATGGTTCGATGCAGGGAATGGATCAGGGTTCGGGCGCTATGCAAGGCATGGCAGGTCACGATATGGGAAGCATGTCTCCTCCGACCACGGGGACGACGATGGTCGGGACCAACCTGCCGGCCGGCAACGCTCCGCCGCCGCCGATCCCGACGGATCGGGCCGCGGACCAAGTCTACTCTGCCGCCGCTATGGCGCATTCGCAGCAGCATCTGCAGATGCACGGGGGACAGAATTTCTCGCAGATCATATTCAACCTGGCTGAAGTCCAGATCCGGGATGGACGCGATAGTTATCGGTGGGACGGTAGTGCCTGGTATGGGGGCGATATCAACCGGCTGGTGCTCAAGACCGAGGGCGAAGGGAATATCGGGCGCAGCCTGGAAGCAGCGGAGGTGCAGGCGCTTTATTCGCGCGCCGTAGGCCCATATACCGACATACAGCTTGGCGTCCGCTACGACTTCAAGCCCAATCCCTCGCGTGTCTATGCGACGGTCGGCTTTGAAAGCCTTGCACCCGGCTTCTTCGATGTCGAGGGCGCGCTGTTCCTGTCCAATAAGGGCGACCTGCTCGGGCGTCTGGAAGGCTATTATGATCAGCGGATCACACAGCAGCTGATCCTTCAGCCACGCGCCGAGTTCAACTTCGCCGCGCAGGACGTGCCGGAAATCGGCGTCGGCTCCGGCCTGTCCACGGCCGAACTCGGTCTGCGGCTCCGCTACGAGATCAGGCGGGAGTTCGCGCCCTATGTGGGTATATCGTACGACCGCAGGTTCGGGGACACCGCTCGGTTCGCGCGCGCCCAGGGCGAGGGCCCGGCGTCGACCAGCTTCGTTCTGGGCATTCGCACATGGTTTTGAGGCCGATTAGGCTTTGTTGCGTTGACTAAGTCCAAGAAGGAGAAGTCAATGTTTAAGACGATTACAGTTCTGGCTCTGGCGGCGATGGCAGCGAGCCCAGCTTTGGCTCAGCAGCAGATGCAAGGCATGGACCACTCGAAAATGCAGGGCATGAACACGCCCTTCATGCCCGCCGAGATGGCGATGCACGAGAAAATGATGAGGGCCAAAGGCGCCAACGCAAGTGAGACGTGGGCCCGCAAGATGATTGAGCATCACCGCGGTGCGATTGCCATGTCGCAGATCGTTCTCCGCCAGGGGCCCGATGCGAAGACCCGGCAAATGGCTCAGAAGTCTATTGCCGAGCAAAACAAGAGCATCGGTGAGCTTCAGGCGATGCTCCGGGCGATGGGCAAGCCTCCGCAGTAATTAAACCTCGTTCCTTTAGCCCTCAACGAGGGGGCGGGAGGAACGACCAAGGAGTTTTTTGCATGAAGAC
The Sphingobium sp. Z007 genome window above contains:
- a CDS encoding DUF305 domain-containing protein — encoded protein: MFKTITVLALAAMAASPALAQQQMQGMDHSKMQGMNTPFMPAEMAMHEKMMRAKGANASETWARKMIEHHRGAIAMSQIVLRQGPDAKTRQMAQKSIAEQNKSIGELQAMLRAMGKPPQ
- a CDS encoding copper resistance protein B; amino-acid sequence: MTAMPGMSTPEANPNPDAGHDMSAMPDTSGGAAPGQPSAMQGMDHGSMQGMDQGSGAMQGMAGHDMGSMSPPTTGTTMVGTNLPAGNAPPPPIPTDRAADQVYSAAAMAHSQQHLQMHGGQNFSQIIFNLAEVQIRDGRDSYRWDGSAWYGGDINRLVLKTEGEGNIGRSLEAAEVQALYSRAVGPYTDIQLGVRYDFKPNPSRVYATVGFESLAPGFFDVEGALFLSNKGDLLGRLEGYYDQRITQQLILQPRAEFNFAAQDVPEIGVGSGLSTAELGLRLRYEIRREFAPYVGISYDRRFGDTARFARAQGEGPASTSFVLGIRTWF